A window of Pullulanibacillus sp. KACC 23026 genomic DNA:
CACATTATATCTAGGACAGCTCGTTTGGCCAATGCTTGCCTTTGGCTTTCTCTTTAACATTGTTGAACGTGGCCGTGCCTCCTATGACCGTATAAAAACTCTGTTAGCGATTAAACCAGATATTCAAGACAAGAATCAGGCGAAAGCAATCGTTCCAAGTGGAAATATTTCTTACCAAATCTCTCATTTTGTCTACCCCGGAGCTGAAGAACCTGCCTTAAAGGATATTTTCTTCAATCTTAAAAAAGGGCAAACACTTGGTGTAGTTGGGAAAACAGGTAGCGGAAAGACAACCTTGTGGCGCCTTTTATTGCGAGAATTTGACGGCTATGACGGTCAAATCACCATTGGTGAGCACCCGATTAATGATTTACAACTGCTTTATTTACGAGCAGCCATTGGCTATGTCCCTCAAGACCATTTTCTTTTCTCAGCGACCATCGCGGAAAACATCGCTTTTGCAAGGCCAGAGGCAACTCAAGATGAAATTGAAGCAGCTGCCAAATTAGCCCAAATCCATGAGGACATTCTTCTATTTAAGGAAGGTTATCAAACGGTTGTCGGTGAACGCGGCGTCACTCTTTCTGGAGGACAAAAACAAAGGATTTCGATGGCGAGAGCTTTGGTTATTCATCCGGAAATTTTGATATTAGATGACGCCCTTTCAGCAGTTGATGCCAAAACAGAAGAAGCGATTCTATCTGGGATTCGTGACAATCAGCAGAACAAAACCACTCTTATCTCGACACACCGCTTAAGCACGATTCAGCATGCTGACCTGATCCTCGTTCTAGAGAATGGTCGAATTGTTGAACGAGGTTCTCACGATGAGCTTCTTTCAGCTAATAAGTGGTATGCCATGATGTACCGACGACAGCAGCTAGAATCCCTTGTTGAAAAAGGAGGTCAACCATCATGACCGATCCGTCATTTCAAGCAGAGACGATCAGTAAGCGCCATGTCTTTCGCCGACTGCTTTCTTATACTAAAGCACATAAAAAAATCTTAACCATTACCTTTATTATCTTGTTATTGGCAACAGGTGCAGATATATTGGGACCTATTTTAGCCAAAGTCTTTATCGATCGTTATTTGACCCCAAGACATTTTGTGATCAAGCCGCTTGTTTTACTAGGTGTTGGTTATCTCATGCTGTACGTCGTATCGGTCATTTGTCATTATTATCAGCGTTTATCCTTTCAAAGCATTGCCTTGCGCATTATTCAGACTCTGCGTGTGGATGTGTTTAGTAAAGTACAGACATTAGGTCTCGCCTTTTATGATCGAACCCCTGGCGGCAGTCTTGTTTCAAGAATCACT
This region includes:
- a CDS encoding ABC transporter transmembrane domain-containing protein, translated to MKLFLDLRWYFKQEKWNYLAGVLFLMGASLLSMVPPYVVGLLVDQIRLRTLTAENLVKWMVFLVIIGIIYYAFGYFWRQFIFGSSIKLSKQLRDTLFRHFTKMAPQFYHNRRIGDLMAHSTNDIRAVEDAAGDGILTLVDSVSMGAMVILSMAILINWKLTLIALIPMPFMAWATSHYGNLLHERFYKAQAAFSDLNDKVQESISGVRVTKAFGLEKKETQTFQTMSQDVVDKNISVARIDALFDPTITFIVAVSYFLSLIFGAVFVVHGSLTIGQLTSFTLYLGQLVWPMLAFGFLFNIVERGRASYDRIKTLLAIKPDIQDKNQAKAIVPSGNISYQISHFVYPGAEEPALKDIFFNLKKGQTLGVVGKTGSGKTTLWRLLLREFDGYDGQITIGEHPINDLQLLYLRAAIGYVPQDHFLFSATIAENIAFARPEATQDEIEAAAKLAQIHEDILLFKEGYQTVVGERGVTLSGGQKQRISMARALVIHPEILILDDALSAVDAKTEEAILSGIRDNQQNKTTLISTHRLSTIQHADLILVLENGRIVERGSHDELLSANKWYAMMYRRQQLESLVEKGGQPS